In a genomic window of Arthrobacter woluwensis:
- a CDS encoding general stress protein, whose translation MSNLFGAPRIPEELRSVPQGVTVGSYNSYLDAQKAVDYLADQQFPVQYVSIVGNDLKLVERVTGRLSYPRVAMSGLLSGVWFGLFIGLLLSLFSPGGAFSVVTSVLMGAAFFALFGIVSYAMQRGKRDFHLDQPGAGQQL comes from the coding sequence ATGTCGAACTTGTTTGGTGCACCCAGGATTCCCGAGGAGCTCCGTTCCGTGCCGCAGGGCGTGACGGTGGGCTCCTACAACTCCTACCTCGATGCCCAGAAGGCCGTGGACTACCTGGCGGACCAGCAGTTCCCCGTCCAGTACGTCTCGATCGTGGGCAACGACCTGAAACTCGTGGAGCGCGTGACCGGCCGTCTGAGCTACCCGCGCGTGGCCATGTCCGGCCTGCTCAGCGGCGTGTGGTTCGGTCTCTTCATCGGTCTGCTGCTGTCCCTGTTCTCCCCGGGCGGGGCGTTCTCCGTGGTGACCTCGGTCCTGATGGGCGCGGCTTTCTTCGCCCTCTTCGGCATCGTCAGCTACGCCATGCAGCGGGGCAAGCGGGACTTTCACCTCGACCAGCCAGGTGCTGGCCAGCAGCTATGA